In one Myotis daubentonii chromosome 1, mMyoDau2.1, whole genome shotgun sequence genomic region, the following are encoded:
- the LOC132229968 gene encoding protein GVQW3-like, with protein MSDRHLEQGISIKFCVKSNKSPSETHSFFKRSLWEEVMPRAGVFDWHTRLDEGQEDVRDDARSGCPLTHRTDDNSQKVKDLVCSSSQLTVRMMAEKLTLDKETVRFTLKENLNMRKVSAKVISGILKDDPKPQKRNFLSDLSKETRKNSLCVKKQVTSSVISRVKLVGKCASLHLIQNLLSCQQLLQQ; from the coding sequence ATGAGTGACCGCCATCTAGAACAAGGGATTAGTATAAAATTTTGTGTGAAATCAAACAAGTCTCCAAGTGAGACCcactctttctttaaaagaagcTTATGGGAAGAAGTCATGCCGAGGGCCGGAGTTTTTGACTGGCACACACGGCTTGACGAAGGGCAGGAAGATGTTCGAGATGATGCCCGAAGTGGCTGTCCACTTACCCACCGGACAGATGACAATAGCCAGAAGGTCAAGGACTTGGTTTGTTCAAGTAGCCAGTTAACAGTGAGGATGATGGCTGAAAAGTTAACTTTAGATAAAGAAACTGTTAGATTCACTCTGAAAGAAAACTTGAACATGAGAAAAGTTTCTGCCAAAGTTATATCCGGTATTTTGAAGGATGACCCTAAACCTCAAAAACGTAACTTTCTTTCTGATCTTTCCAAAGAAACTAGGAAAAATAGCTTGTGTGTGAAGAAACAGGTAACAAGTTCTGTCATCTCCAGGGTGAAGCTGGTGGGGAAATGCGCCAGCCTGCATCTCATCCAGAATCTGCTCTCCTGCCAGCAGcttctacagcagtga